Proteins found in one Polyodon spathula isolate WHYD16114869_AA unplaced genomic scaffold, ASM1765450v1 scaffolds_1548, whole genome shotgun sequence genomic segment:
- the isg20l2 gene encoding interferon-stimulated 20 kDa exonuclease-like 2 has translation MSDLILNLDLSGASRGRPKDPSANARHQRFLKKRKFLENKGYLRQKQLPGPGRGQGSSKNRQPWHNDGPQSHGSSTGRPQASFRGSGCAPGAQRQPAVGAAPSRARPGPGPSALNADLLGEFESGLSSLPALSSSSTAGKTYKYLAMDCEMVGTGPRGTRSELARCSIVGYHGDVVYDKYILPTNPVTDYRTCWSGIRKQDLANATGFKEAQKEILKILSGKVVIGHAIHNDFKALGYFHPPALTRDTSRIPLLNKKAGIPAKEAVSLKRLTKMLFRKDIQVGKNGHSSVEDARATMELYKIVEPQWERTLASGSEKQSPTPQQRNGLTGSPLPIPPSAPLTL, from the exons ATGTCAGATTTGATACTGAATCTGGATTTGTCGGGCGCATCTAGGGGGCGCCCAAAGGACCCGAGCGCCAACGCCAGGCACCAGCGCTTCTTAAAAAAACGAAAATTCCTGGAGAACAAGGGCTACCTGCGGCAGAAACAGCTGCCCGGGCCCGGGAGAGGGCAAGGGAGTTCCAAAAACCGCCAGCCTTGGCACAACGACGGCCCCCAGAGCCACGGCAGCTCAACCGGTCGCCCCCAAGCTTCTTTTCGAGGATCCGGTTGCGCTCCGGGGGCCCAGCGCCAGCCCGCCGTTGGCGCCGCCCCTTCCCGTGCAAGACCGGGGCCCGGTCCCTCGGCCCTGAACGCAGACCTTCTGGGGGAGTTTGAGAGCGGCTTGTCCTCTCTCCCTGCTCTGTCCTCCTCCTCCACCGCAGGGAAGACTTACAAGTACCTGGCGATGGACTGCGAGATGGTGGGCACGGGCCCCAGGGGGACCCGCAGCGAGCTGGCCCGCTGCAGCATCGTGGGGTACCACGGGGACGTGGTCTACGACAAGTACATCCTGCCCACCAACCCCGTGACAGACTACCGGACCTGCTGGAGCGGCATCCGCAAGCAGGACCTGGCCAACGCCACAGGGTTCAAAGAGGCGCAGAAAGAG ATTCTGAAGATCCTGTCTGGGAAGGTGGTGATCGGACACGCCATCCACAACGATTTCAAAGCGCTCGGTTACTTCCACCCCCCCGCCCTGACCCGGGACACGTCCCGAATCCCGCTGCTCAACAAGAAGGCGGGGATCCCCGCGAAAGAGGCAGTCTCCCTGAAGCGGCTCACCAAGATGCTGTTCAGAAAAGACATTCAG GTTGGGAAGAATGGCCACTCTTCCGTTGAGGATGCCAGAGCCACGATGGAGCTTTACAAAATAGTGGAGCCGCAGTGGGAGAGGACCCTGGCTTCGGGGTCAGAGAAACAGAGCCCCACACCCCAGCAGAGGAACGGTCTGACTGGATCCCCCCTTCCCATCCCTCCCTCCGCTCCCTTGACATTATAA